A genomic region of Chitinimonas arctica contains the following coding sequences:
- the ispH gene encoding 4-hydroxy-3-methylbut-2-enyl diphosphate reductase — MTTMQIILANPRGFCAGVDRAIAIVERALAQFGAPIYVRHEVVHNKFVVEDLKQKGAIFIEALADVPPGATLIFSAHGVPQAVRREAEALGLKVFDATCPLVTKVHMEVKKLRETGYEIVMIGHRGHPEVEGTMGQSQGGMYLVEDADDVAALQVQNADKLSYVTQTTLSVDDAAVVVDALRRRFPTIVGPKKDDICYATQNRQDAVKQLSTQSDVVVVVGSTNSSNSNRLREVAANAGLDAYLVDNAAELQAAWFVGKTNVGVSAGASAPEILVKEVIARIQSFGAQNVVEMDGTVEGIVFSLPKGLN; from the coding sequence ATGACCACCATGCAAATCATTCTCGCCAATCCGCGCGGCTTCTGCGCCGGGGTGGATCGCGCCATCGCCATCGTCGAACGTGCCCTGGCGCAGTTCGGCGCGCCCATCTATGTGCGCCACGAGGTGGTCCACAATAAGTTCGTCGTGGAAGACCTGAAGCAAAAGGGCGCCATCTTTATCGAGGCCCTGGCGGATGTCCCGCCCGGCGCCACCCTGATCTTCTCGGCCCACGGCGTCCCGCAGGCGGTGCGCCGCGAGGCCGAAGCCCTGGGCCTGAAGGTATTCGATGCCACCTGCCCGCTGGTCACCAAGGTGCATATGGAGGTCAAGAAGCTGCGCGAGACCGGCTACGAGATCGTCATGATCGGTCACCGCGGCCATCCCGAGGTGGAAGGCACCATGGGCCAGTCGCAGGGCGGCATGTACCTGGTGGAAGACGCCGACGATGTGGCCGCCTTGCAGGTGCAGAATGCGGACAAGCTGTCTTATGTCACCCAGACCACGCTGAGCGTGGACGACGCCGCCGTGGTGGTCGATGCGCTGCGCCGGCGCTTCCCCACCATCGTCGGGCCGAAGAAGGACGATATCTGCTACGCCACCCAAAATCGCCAGGATGCGGTCAAGCAGTTGTCCACCCAGTCCGACGTGGTGGTGGTGGTGGGCTCGACCAATAGCTCCAATTCCAACCGGCTGCGCGAAGTGGCGGCCAATGCCGGCCTGGACGCCTACCTGGTCGACAATGCCGCCGAACTGCAAGCCGCCTGGTTTGTCGGCAAGACGAATGTAGGCGTCTCCGCCGGCGCTTCGGCCCCGGAGATCCTGGTCAAGGAAGTGATTGCCCGCATCCAGTCCTTCGGCGCGCAAAACGTCGTGGAAATGGATGGCACGGTGGAGGGAATTGTGTTTTCCCTGCCCAAGGGTCTTAACTGA